The following are encoded together in the Pseudomonas maumuensis genome:
- a CDS encoding TatD family hydrolase yields MPKYFDPHIHMVSRTTDDYQNMAAAGITGVIEPAFWQGQARTSLGSFVDYFDTLLGWERFRASMFGIHHFCTIGLNPKEANDLSIANEVLEILPRYLVKDGVVAVGEIGYDDITPEEDRFLAAQLELARQFNLPVLVHTPHRDKIGGTKRTLAVIREVGIAEHLVIIDHLNELTLPLVLDSDCWRGHSIYPNTKMSEQRMVALLKEYGTEKMVVNSAADWGISDPLKVPKTGQAMLAAGFSEAQVEQVLFHNPVDFFAQSGQLDKALVSTPLPIDQRRQWQENSALRGQDPVVK; encoded by the coding sequence ATGCCCAAATACTTCGACCCGCATATCCATATGGTCAGCCGCACCACCGACGACTACCAGAACATGGCTGCCGCCGGCATCACCGGGGTGATCGAGCCCGCGTTTTGGCAGGGCCAGGCCAGGACCAGCCTCGGCAGCTTCGTCGACTACTTCGACACCCTGCTGGGTTGGGAGCGCTTTCGTGCCAGCATGTTCGGTATCCATCATTTCTGCACCATCGGCCTGAACCCCAAGGAAGCCAACGATCTGTCGATCGCCAACGAGGTGCTGGAGATTCTGCCGCGCTACCTGGTCAAGGACGGCGTGGTGGCCGTGGGTGAAATCGGCTATGACGACATCACCCCCGAAGAAGACCGCTTTCTCGCCGCGCAGCTTGAATTGGCCAGGCAATTCAACCTACCGGTGCTGGTACACACGCCGCACCGCGACAAGATCGGCGGCACCAAACGCACCCTGGCGGTGATCCGCGAAGTCGGCATCGCCGAACACTTGGTGATCATCGACCACCTCAACGAGCTGACCTTGCCGCTGGTGCTCGACAGCGATTGCTGGCGCGGCCACTCCATCTACCCCAACACCAAGATGTCCGAGCAGCGCATGGTCGCGCTGCTCAAGGAGTACGGCACCGAGAAGATGGTGGTCAACAGCGCCGCCGACTGGGGCATCAGTGACCCGCTCAAGGTACCCAAGACCGGCCAGGCGATGCTCGCCGCAGGCTTCAGCGAAGCCCAGGTCGAACAGGTGCTGTTCCACAACCCGGTGGATTTCTTTGCCCAGAGTGGCCAGCTGGACAAGGCCCTGGTCAGCACCCCGCTGCCCATCGACCAGCGTCGCCAGTGGCAGGAAAACTCGGCCCTGCGCGGCCAGGATCCGGTGGTCAAATGA
- the eboE gene encoding metabolite traffic protein EboE, translating to MSAGRGWTATQLGYCGNVHPAPDLAALRDSIAQHFQGVRRLRGLDEQDSGLWISAHAACELREAPARQAFLDLLRRSGLRLTSLNGFPYGQFHEGAVKAAVYLPSWAEPQRLAYSLDLARLLAEALPPECGQGVISSVPLGYAAHWSPTLQQRAEEQLRQLTTALARLHQETGKKIMICLEMEPDCVLQSTDQAIAFFHHWQASDPNHEYLALCYDVCHQAVMFEDCRQSLEKLRQAGVHIGKIQLSNAMICRLPAQDLRRCAQVLEVLGGFAEATYLHQVQARDSQGHLCAWADLPAALAACLAEPGRYRELRVHFHIPLFSEHLLLPELGASQVALAQTFDFLAAHEDIRPVLEVETYSWGVLPAQLRPTTAAAQQQGISDELRWVEEQLRQRRLLQPHAQEVCADAV from the coding sequence ATGAGCGCTGGCCGGGGTTGGACCGCCACGCAGCTCGGCTACTGCGGCAATGTGCATCCGGCCCCTGACCTGGCGGCGCTGCGTGATTCGATAGCACAGCACTTCCAAGGCGTACGCCGGCTGCGCGGCCTCGACGAGCAAGACAGCGGGCTGTGGATCAGCGCCCACGCCGCTTGCGAGTTGCGCGAAGCGCCGGCACGGCAGGCGTTTCTCGACCTGCTGCGCCGCAGCGGGCTACGCCTGACCTCGCTCAACGGCTTCCCTTATGGACAATTCCATGAGGGCGCGGTGAAGGCCGCCGTCTACCTGCCCAGTTGGGCCGAGCCGCAACGGCTGGCGTACAGCCTGGACCTGGCGCGGCTGCTGGCCGAGGCCCTGCCGCCGGAGTGCGGGCAAGGGGTGATTTCCAGCGTGCCGCTGGGCTACGCCGCCCACTGGAGCCCGACGCTGCAGCAGCGTGCCGAGGAACAGCTGCGCCAGCTCACCACGGCGCTGGCCCGGCTGCACCAGGAAACCGGCAAGAAGATCATGATCTGCCTGGAAATGGAGCCGGACTGCGTACTGCAGAGCACCGACCAGGCCATCGCCTTCTTCCACCACTGGCAAGCCAGCGACCCTAACCATGAGTACCTGGCACTGTGCTACGACGTCTGCCACCAGGCGGTGATGTTCGAGGACTGCCGGCAGTCCCTGGAGAAACTGCGCCAGGCCGGCGTACACATCGGCAAGATCCAGCTGTCCAATGCGATGATCTGCCGCCTGCCGGCCCAGGACTTGCGCCGTTGCGCCCAGGTACTCGAGGTGCTCGGCGGCTTTGCCGAAGCCACCTATCTGCACCAGGTGCAGGCGCGCGACAGCCAAGGCCACCTGTGCGCCTGGGCGGACCTGCCGGCTGCGCTCGCGGCCTGCTTGGCGGAGCCCGGGCGCTACCGAGAATTGCGGGTTCACTTCCACATCCCGCTGTTCAGCGAACACCTGCTGCTGCCGGAGCTCGGCGCCAGCCAGGTCGCCCTGGCACAGACCTTCGACTTTCTCGCCGCGCACGAGGACATCCGCCCCGTGCTGGAAGTGGAAACCTACAGCTGGGGCGTTCTGCCTGCGCAACTGCGACCCACCACCGCCGCTGCCCAGCAACAGGGCATCAGCGACGAATTGCGTTGGGTCGAGGAGCAGTTGCGCCAGCGTCGCCTGCTGCAACCCCACGCACAGGAGGTGTGTGCCGATGCCGTCTGA
- a CDS encoding alkaline phosphatase family protein: MPSEQPRQPLLLINVVGLTPALLGAATPHINKLLRTARMASLQPVFPAVTSTVQASVLTGLPPAGHGIVGNGWYFRDQAEVRFWLQPNALVQGEKVWQTLKRELPGFRCSQLFWWYNMYADVDAAITPRPHYPADGRKLFGLYSSPANLHARIEEQIGAFPFPAFWGPAAGIASSRWIVDCAIAEFQLDRPDLQLIYLPHLDYCLQRLGPDHPSIADEVRAIDHEVGRLLRFAEVQGAAVMLLSEYGIEAVSQSVSINRLLRAEGLLQVRQSLTWELLDPGASEAFAVVDHQIAHVYVRQARDIPRVKALLQGQPGIERVLDKAEQQAWQLDHARSGELVAVAAADHWFDYHYWLDERKAPDFARTVDIHRKPGYDPLELFIDPAIRFPKLKVARRLLQKKLGFRYYMDLIPLDTSMVRGSHGRLPASAQVGPLLITNCDLPLPGNLPTTAVKQLLLQHFLGHSYTDLAKAKELTCGEPSQ, encoded by the coding sequence ATGCCGTCTGAACAACCCCGCCAACCGCTGCTGCTGATCAACGTGGTCGGGCTGACCCCGGCACTGCTCGGCGCGGCCACGCCGCACATCAACAAGCTGCTGCGCACAGCCAGAATGGCCAGCCTGCAACCGGTGTTCCCCGCCGTTACCTCCACGGTGCAGGCCTCGGTCCTCACCGGCCTGCCGCCGGCCGGGCACGGCATCGTCGGCAATGGCTGGTACTTCCGTGACCAGGCCGAAGTGCGCTTCTGGCTGCAACCCAACGCCCTGGTCCAGGGCGAGAAGGTCTGGCAGACGCTCAAGCGCGAACTGCCGGGCTTTCGCTGCAGCCAGTTGTTCTGGTGGTACAACATGTACGCCGACGTCGATGCCGCCATCACCCCGCGACCGCACTATCCAGCCGATGGCCGCAAGCTGTTCGGCCTGTACTCGTCCCCGGCAAACCTGCATGCGCGGATCGAAGAGCAGATCGGCGCGTTTCCGTTCCCGGCGTTCTGGGGGCCGGCCGCCGGCATCGCCTCCAGTCGCTGGATCGTCGATTGCGCCATCGCCGAGTTCCAGCTCGATCGCCCGGACCTGCAGCTGATCTACCTGCCTCACCTCGACTATTGCCTGCAACGGCTGGGGCCTGACCATCCATCGATCGCCGACGAGGTACGGGCCATCGACCACGAGGTCGGCCGCCTGCTGCGCTTCGCCGAGGTACAGGGCGCAGCGGTGATGCTGCTGTCGGAGTACGGCATCGAAGCGGTCAGCCAGTCGGTGTCGATCAATCGCCTGCTGCGCGCCGAAGGCCTGCTGCAGGTGCGCCAGTCACTGACCTGGGAGTTGCTCGACCCCGGCGCCAGCGAGGCCTTCGCCGTCGTCGACCACCAGATTGCCCATGTCTACGTCCGTCAAGCCCGCGACATCCCTCGGGTCAAAGCCCTGTTGCAAGGCCAGCCCGGCATCGAACGGGTACTGGACAAGGCCGAGCAGCAGGCCTGGCAGCTGGACCACGCGCGCAGTGGCGAACTGGTCGCCGTGGCCGCCGCCGATCACTGGTTCGACTATCACTACTGGCTCGACGAGCGCAAGGCACCGGACTTCGCCCGCACCGTGGACATCCACCGCAAGCCCGGCTACGACCCGCTGGAGCTGTTCATCGACCCCGCCATCCGTTTTCCCAAGCTGAAAGTGGCGCGGCGCCTGCTGCAGAAGAAGCTCGGCTTTCGCTACTACATGGACCTGATCCCGCTCGACACCTCGATGGTCCGTGGCAGCCACGGTCGCCTGCCCGCCAGCGCGCAGGTCGGCCCGCTACTCATCACCAATTGTGATCTGCCGTTGCCGGGCAACTTGCCGACGACAGCAGTGAAGCAACTGCTCCTGCAGCATTTTCTGGGGCACTCATACACCGACCTGGCCAAAGCCAAGGAGCTTACATGCGGCGAGCCATCTCAATAA